The Papilio machaon chromosome 25, ilPapMach1.1, whole genome shotgun sequence genome contains a region encoding:
- the LOC106715972 gene encoding la-related protein 6: MEGTPPSHAQEPDEGIASDRRPSTDDHADLSDTASEAGSGGGKDSGCEVAPDAQEPPYTPPDEELANRIVSQVEFYFSDANITKDAFLLKHVRRNKEGYVSLKLISSFKRVKHLTKDWRVVAEALKRSTKLEINEQGTKLRRIDPLPAYDETTPSRTVVAVRMPIDKPSVENVSRLFASCGEIALVRVLRPGNPVPADVRQFLNKNPSLVNCVCALVEFTESEAARGALRLQSQDEEGMKVYELNGVPREPKRKVPVRRPPARRHECEYSSCCSGSEAEYDYRYANPFYRRNSSGFFAPRSPEIQTWVPRRQSTCSHSSDSGVSFFCGSRRASQASTGSASSADGWLARRLSGCSLSGAECGGRRMSCTPRFEPRSPLVPDGTRGFHAAARQRRISDLALYSR; the protein is encoded by the coding sequence ATGGAGGGCACACCTCCGAGCCACGCACAGGAACCCGACGAGGGCATCGCCTCCGACCGTCGCCCGTCCACCGACGACCACGCTGACCTCTCCGATACCGCCTCCGAGGCGGGCTCCGGCGGGGGCAAGGACTCCGGCTGCGAAGTCGCGCCCGACGCCCAGGAACCGCCTTACACCCCACCCGATGAAGAGCTCGCCAACAGGATCGTGTCCCAAGTGGAGTTCTACTTCAGTGATGCCAATATCACCAAGGATGCTTTCCTACTTAAGCACGTTAGACGAAACAAGGAAGGGTACGTCTCCCTCAAGCTCATATCGAGTTTTAAACGCGTGAAGCATTTGACTAAGGACTGGAGGGTGGTCGCCGAAGCTCTAAAGAGATCAACTAAGTTAGAGATTAATGAGCAGGGAACTAAGTTACGAAGAATAGATCCCCTGCCTGCGTACGATGAGACCACGCCATCGAGGACGGTCGTTGCCGTCCGGATGCCGATAGACAAACCCTCGGTCGAGAACGTGTCGAGGCTGTTTGCGAGCTGCGGGGAAATCGCGCTGGTTCGGGTACTGAGGCCCGGTAATCCGGTGCCCGCCGACGTCAGGCAGTTCCTCAACAAGAACCCGAGTTTGGTGAACTGTGTGTGTGCGCTAGTAGAGTTCACCGAGTCGGAGGCGGCGAGGGGAGCGCTGAGGCTCCAGAGTCAAGACGAGGAGGGCATGAAAGTTTACGAGCTGAACGGCGTGCCACGGGAGCCGAAGCGTAAGGTGCCGGTACGACGGCCGCCCGCGCGCCGTCACGAGTGCGAGTATTCCTCATGCTGCAGCGGCTCCGAGGCGGAGTACGACTACAGATACGCCAACCCGTTCTACAGGAGGAACTCGAGCGGGTTCTTCGCACCGCGGTCGCCGGAGATCCAGACATGGGTGCCACGGCGGCAGTCGACGTGCAGCCATAGTTCGGACTCGGGCGTGTCCTTCTTCTGCGGGTCGAGGCGCGCGTCGCAGGCGAGCACGGGCAGTGCTAGCAGCGCCGATGGGTGGCTGGCACGCCGGCTGTCGGGTTGCTCCCTCTCGGGGGCGGAGTGTGGCGGTCGCCGCATGTCGTGCACGCCGCGTTTCGAGCCGCGATCGCCGCTGGTGCCCGACGGCACGCGGGGCTTCCACGCCGCCGCCCGCCAGCGGAGAATATCCGACCTGGCGCTGTACTCGCGCTAG